One genomic segment of Methanothermococcus okinawensis IH1 includes these proteins:
- the argS gene encoding arginine--tRNA ligase, giving the protein MIEKNIIEALYKKINELTGESEEKMETIRLEEPPSLNLGDYSTNIAFRLAKLLKKSPMVIAEEIANSLKSENIEGIKDIKAVNGYINFFLNYNSYSKKGVKKILNEKDNFGKGEEKNKKIILEHTSANPNGPLHIGHSRNAIVGDSLKRVLEFAGYNVETQYYVNDMGRQEAIVVFGLSKFKLDKNKKPDHAIGEVYVETNKLLNENPELEKNILDLMKKYEEASEKNEENEITKKFEYAVNYALSGFKETLKNLNIKHDKFVWESSYVKNGMVKEVIKRLMETGKVEKDEVYRLNLSDFGIEKKLVLARLNGTSLYSTRDIAYHIDKMKNCDIGINILGADHKLTAEMVNASLKLLGYNTPEIVFYEFISLPEGSMSTRRGRFISIDELFEEAKRRAIDEVKKRGVATDKDEINEIAHKIATGAVRYNIVRISPEKPMVFRWDEALDFEKVGCPVIQYAHARCCRILENKENNYNEKNINFNELFNYELIDNEKILIKTLLKFPNIVEKSANARKPQIVAIYMLDVAQAFNRFYGNCPILKEENQNIVYSRLKLVECTKIVIENGLNILGIECPGKM; this is encoded by the coding sequence ATGATTGAAAAAAACATAATTGAAGCACTGTATAAAAAAATAAATGAATTAACAGGAGAATCAGAAGAAAAAATGGAAACAATAAGATTGGAAGAGCCTCCTTCTCTAAATTTAGGTGATTATTCAACGAACATAGCATTTAGATTGGCAAAATTATTGAAAAAATCGCCCATGGTTATAGCAGAAGAAATAGCAAATTCTTTAAAATCTGAAAATATTGAGGGAATAAAGGATATAAAGGCTGTAAATGGATATATAAATTTTTTCCTAAATTACAATAGCTATTCAAAAAAAGGTGTAAAAAAGATACTGAATGAAAAAGATAATTTTGGAAAAGGGGAAGAAAAAAACAAAAAGATAATATTGGAACATACCTCCGCAAACCCAAACGGACCTTTACACATAGGACATAGCAGAAATGCCATTGTTGGAGATAGTTTAAAAAGAGTGCTTGAATTTGCAGGATATAATGTTGAAACTCAATACTATGTAAATGATATGGGAAGGCAGGAGGCAATAGTGGTATTTGGATTGAGTAAATTTAAATTGGATAAAAATAAAAAACCAGACCATGCCATAGGTGAGGTCTATGTGGAAACCAATAAACTTTTGAATGAAAACCCCGAGCTCGAAAAAAATATATTGGATTTAATGAAAAAATATGAGGAAGCTTCTGAAAAAAATGAAGAAAACGAAATAACCAAAAAATTCGAATATGCTGTGAATTATGCATTAAGCGGATTTAAAGAAACTTTAAAAAATCTCAATATTAAACATGACAAATTTGTATGGGAGAGCTCCTATGTTAAAAACGGTATGGTAAAAGAGGTTATAAAAAGACTAATGGAAACTGGAAAAGTGGAAAAAGATGAAGTGTATAGACTAAACCTTTCAGATTTTGGAATAGAGAAAAAATTAGTTCTTGCAAGATTAAACGGAACAAGTTTATACTCCACAAGGGATATTGCATATCATATCGATAAGATGAAAAACTGCGATATAGGTATCAATATACTTGGTGCAGACCATAAACTCACGGCTGAAATGGTAAATGCAAGTTTAAAATTATTAGGTTATAACACGCCAGAAATCGTATTTTATGAGTTTATATCACTTCCAGAGGGCTCAATGAGCACTAGGAGGGGAAGGTTTATAAGTATAGATGAGCTCTTTGAGGAGGCGAAAAGAAGGGCAATTGATGAGGTTAAAAAAAGAGGCGTGGCAACAGATAAGGATGAAATAAACGAAATTGCCCATAAAATAGCTACGGGTGCTGTAAGATACAATATCGTTAGAATCTCACCAGAAAAACCCATGGTATTTAGATGGGATGAAGCACTTGATTTTGAAAAGGTTGGATGTCCAGTAATACAGTATGCCCATGCCAGATGTTGTAGAATTCTTGAAAATAAAGAAAATAACTACAATGAAAAAAATATTAATTTCAATGAGCTATTTAACTATGAATTAATCGATAATGAAAAGATATTAATAAAAACATTACTAAAATTCCCGAATATAGTTGAAAAATCTGCAAATGCGAGAAAACCGCAAATAGTAGCAATTTACATGCTTGATGTTGCACAGGCATTTAATAGATTCTATGGAAATTGCCCGATATTAAAAGAAGAAAACCAAAATATCGTTTATTCGAGGTTAAAACTTGTAGAATGCACAAAAATAGTTATAGAAAATGGATTAAATATTTTAGGCATTGAATGTCCTGGTAAGATGTAA
- a CDS encoding DUF357 domain-containing protein codes for MDINCNNGSNNSSNINNIISNKKLYNYLSRTEEAINIIKKGFPPKRSLLYDVAEDFLCMIECYFNDAKTFIEKGDYVNAFASLNYAYGWIDAGARLGIFNVGDDDIRFTLAK; via the coding sequence ATGGATATTAACTGCAATAATGGTAGTAATAACAGTAGTAATATTAACAATATCATCTCGAATAAAAAGTTATATAATTATTTAAGCAGAACAGAAGAAGCAATAAATATTATAAAAAAGGGTTTTCCACCAAAGAGAAGTTTATTGTATGATGTTGCAGAAGATTTTTTATGTATGATTGAATGTTATTTTAACGATGCAAAAACATTTATAGAAAAAGGAGATTATGTTAATGCGTTCGCATCATTAAATTATGCTTATGGTTGGATAGATGCCGGAGCTCGGTTAGGTATTTTTAATGTGGGCGATGATGACATAAGATTTACATTGGCAAAATAA
- the rqcH gene encoding ribosome rescue protein RqcH gives MKTELTNVDIHVAVKELQKIINGKLDKAFLVDSQDGKELILKLHIPEIGTRELAIGTGKYKYITLTEYSREKPKNPPSFAMLLRKHLKNIKITSIEQHNFDRIVKFTFQWGEISYKLVVELFGDGNIILLDNEDKIILPLKIEKWSTRRIIPKEIYKFPPQKDLTPFNIEYGVAYDIFKDEFKKDENKDTECVRVISRIFGLAGIYAEEICELAEVDKKIKNPSNEEIKKLFDGTKIFFNKLFNEKRPQIVLKNGEYYDVTPIELMKYKDKDYDKKYYEEFLTALDDYFSRFILKKEIKKEETKLQKMVKKQERILNNQIESLKKYEKQAKENQIKGDLIYANYALVDEIITTLKSAREKMDWSSIKKIVKENKDNPILSKIVYINEKNGEITLKLSADYGNGLIEKDVSLDIRKNAFENADNYYSKSKKFKNKIEGVKTAINLSKEKLEKLKKKEEIEMESLKEREEKTMEKKERKKRKWYEKFKWTVINNYLIIAGKDATTNEMLIKRYTEKDDIVFHTLMEGAPFTVIKMNGKNIDELNEDEREFLLNETAKFAASHSKAWRLGLGSADVYWVKPEQISKTAESGEYLKKGAFVIRGKRNFIRSVPLELGIGIVEYDNEERLTTAPPETIKNFKKYVLLKPAKKKKGELIKELKIEFKEYGVDDEDILRALPPGESDIKNK, from the coding sequence ATGAAAACAGAATTAACAAATGTGGATATCCATGTCGCTGTAAAGGAGCTCCAAAAAATAATAAATGGAAAACTTGATAAGGCATTTTTAGTGGATTCTCAGGATGGTAAGGAGCTCATATTGAAACTCCATATCCCAGAGATTGGAACAAGGGAGCTCGCCATAGGCACAGGCAAATATAAATATATTACATTGACAGAATACAGCAGAGAAAAACCAAAGAACCCTCCATCATTTGCGATGTTGCTTAGAAAACATCTGAAAAATATAAAAATAACAAGTATAGAACAGCATAACTTTGATAGGATTGTTAAATTTACATTTCAATGGGGTGAAATAAGTTATAAATTAGTTGTAGAGCTCTTTGGTGATGGAAACATTATATTACTTGATAATGAGGATAAAATTATTCTTCCATTAAAAATTGAAAAATGGAGCACAAGAAGAATTATTCCAAAGGAAATATATAAATTTCCTCCACAGAAGGATTTGACACCTTTCAATATAGAATATGGCGTGGCTTATGATATATTTAAAGACGAGTTTAAAAAGGATGAAAACAAAGATACAGAATGTGTAAGGGTTATTTCAAGAATATTTGGTTTAGCAGGAATATATGCCGAAGAAATTTGTGAGTTAGCAGAAGTTGATAAAAAAATAAAAAATCCCTCTAATGAAGAGATAAAAAAGTTATTTGATGGAACAAAAATATTTTTTAATAAACTATTCAATGAAAAGAGACCTCAAATCGTGTTAAAAAATGGAGAATACTACGATGTTACGCCGATAGAATTAATGAAATATAAAGATAAAGATTATGATAAAAAATATTATGAAGAATTTTTAACGGCATTGGATGATTATTTTTCACGGTTTATATTAAAAAAGGAGATTAAAAAGGAAGAAACAAAATTGCAGAAGATGGTAAAAAAACAGGAAAGAATATTAAACAATCAAATTGAATCCTTGAAAAAATATGAAAAACAGGCAAAAGAGAACCAGATAAAAGGAGATTTAATTTATGCAAATTATGCCCTTGTAGATGAAATAATAACGACCTTAAAATCAGCACGAGAAAAGATGGATTGGAGCTCCATAAAAAAGATAGTTAAGGAGAATAAAGATAATCCAATATTGAGCAAAATAGTATATATTAACGAAAAAAATGGAGAAATTACATTAAAATTATCCGCAGATTATGGAAATGGACTTATTGAAAAGGATGTTTCACTTGATATAAGGAAAAATGCCTTTGAAAATGCCGATAACTATTATAGTAAATCCAAAAAGTTTAAAAACAAGATAGAAGGTGTTAAAACAGCCATAAACCTATCAAAAGAAAAACTTGAAAAGTTAAAGAAAAAAGAAGAAATTGAAATGGAGTCCCTTAAAGAGAGAGAAGAAAAAACTATGGAGAAAAAAGAGAGAAAGAAAAGAAAATGGTATGAAAAATTCAAATGGACAGTAATAAATAATTATTTAATAATTGCAGGTAAGGATGCTACAACAAACGAAATGCTTATAAAAAGATATACTGAAAAGGACGATATAGTATTCCACACCCTTATGGAAGGAGCTCCTTTTACAGTAATAAAAATGAATGGTAAAAACATAGATGAACTTAATGAAGATGAGAGAGAATTTTTATTAAATGAAACTGCAAAATTTGCAGCATCTCATTCAAAGGCTTGGAGGCTTGGATTGGGTAGTGCCGATGTTTATTGGGTAAAACCCGAGCAAATTTCTAAAACCGCTGAAAGTGGAGAGTATCTTAAAAAGGGAGCATTTGTAATAAGAGGCAAAAGGAATTTTATAAGAAGTGTGCCTCTTGAACTTGGAATAGGTATTGTTGAATATGACAATGAGGAAAGATTAACCACAGCACCACCAGAAACAATTAAAAACTTTAAAAAATATGTTCTATTAAAACCTGCTAAAAAGAAAAAAGGTGAATTAATAAAAGAACTTAAAATAGAGTTTAAGGAATACGGTGTGGATGATGAGGATATACTCAGAGCTCTACCACCGGGTGAAAGTGATATAAAAAATAAATAA
- the ppk1 gene encoding polyphosphate kinase 1 encodes MDNHNSNHDSMIDISELVKNVKNRLNNQNIKNSNDTINRLGSEKYNNDKTMGKNTENKGNSSKTIGKYMVKKEELKNNKNNNNSNNNANGKNNKHEVIAKIEYLSKNNDNNNYNENNNNNINNKYDKDNYYNNEHNNFESQLNLNNPNYYINRELSWLEFNKRVLEESSDESNPLLERLKFLAIFNSNLDEFFMIRVAGLKQRVSANILEKSPDGLTPYEQLVEIHKKTKKLLKYSELQYNILIDQLRNHGIYIHKFSEIDHDLKHQAKEYFKKYILPVLTPLGIDATHPFPHVVNLGFNILIEINSEEGIKLGLVPIPKNIPRFIEIYNNNKNGKNSERHFILLEELIMEHINKLFPHQDIKRMITFRLTRDADIRIQEDEADDLLEEIEKGLKERRFGKAVRLEIYENSGKGGNKYLQEFLKDEYDLEDMDIYKMKIPLNLTDLWQLYECIDDINLKYKPYIPYLSSIFDIDIFSTLKSKDLVLFLPYDSFEPIIDFLNDAAENPDVLAIKIVLYRTGRHSPIIDALKKAVRNGKEVTAIIELKARFDEESNISWAKCLEEEGVHVVYGIPKLKIHAKMIMVVKKEDGGIKRYVHLGTGNYNHTTAKVYSDLGIMSSDEILGKDVEKIFNAITGYFQHPKLNKIYIPS; translated from the coding sequence ATGGATAATCATAATTCCAATCATGATAGTATGATTGATATATCGGAGCTCGTAAAAAATGTTAAGAATAGATTAAATAATCAGAATATTAAAAATTCAAATGACACCATAAATAGATTAGGTTCTGAAAAATACAATAATGATAAAACTATGGGGAAAAATACTGAGAATAAAGGCAATTCATCAAAAACTATCGGAAAATACATGGTAAAAAAAGAAGAATTAAAAAATAATAAAAATAACAATAACAGTAATAATAATGCCAATGGCAAAAACAATAAACATGAGGTAATAGCTAAAATAGAATATCTATCAAAAAATAACGATAATAATAATTATAATGAAAATAATAACAACAATATTAATAATAAATATGACAAAGATAATTACTATAATAACGAACATAATAATTTTGAATCGCAACTAAACTTAAATAATCCTAATTATTATATAAATAGGGAGTTAAGTTGGTTAGAGTTTAATAAGAGAGTTTTAGAAGAATCGAGTGATGAATCAAATCCATTATTGGAACGATTAAAATTTTTGGCAATATTCAATTCAAATTTAGATGAATTTTTTATGATAAGAGTTGCAGGGCTTAAACAGAGAGTATCTGCAAATATTTTGGAAAAATCCCCCGACGGATTAACACCTTATGAACAGCTGGTGGAAATTCATAAAAAAACAAAAAAACTGCTTAAATATTCTGAATTACAATACAATATCCTTATAGACCAATTAAGAAATCATGGTATTTACATACATAAATTTAGTGAAATAGACCATGATTTAAAACATCAGGCAAAGGAATACTTTAAAAAATACATATTGCCAGTATTAACGCCTCTTGGGATAGATGCTACCCATCCATTTCCGCATGTTGTAAATTTAGGGTTTAACATATTAATCGAGATAAACAGTGAGGAAGGTATAAAACTTGGACTTGTGCCTATACCTAAAAATATACCAAGATTCATAGAGATATACAATAACAATAAAAATGGCAAAAACAGTGAAAGGCACTTTATACTCCTTGAAGAGTTGATAATGGAACATATAAATAAGTTATTTCCACATCAGGATATAAAAAGGATGATAACATTTAGACTTACAAGGGATGCAGATATTCGAATCCAAGAGGATGAAGCAGATGATTTACTTGAAGAGATTGAAAAAGGTCTAAAAGAAAGAAGATTTGGAAAGGCTGTTAGGTTGGAAATATATGAAAATTCTGGTAAAGGGGGAAATAAATATCTCCAAGAATTTTTAAAGGATGAATATGATTTAGAGGATATGGATATATATAAAATGAAAATTCCGCTAAATTTAACCGATTTATGGCAACTTTATGAATGTATAGATGATATAAATTTAAAATATAAACCATATATACCTTATTTATCATCAATTTTTGATATTGACATATTTTCTACCTTAAAATCCAAAGATTTAGTATTATTTTTACCTTATGATTCGTTTGAACCTATTATAGATTTTTTAAACGATGCTGCTGAAAATCCTGATGTATTGGCAATAAAGATAGTGCTATATAGAACTGGGAGGCATTCCCCAATAATAGATGCATTGAAGAAAGCCGTTAGAAATGGAAAAGAAGTTACTGCTATAATTGAATTAAAAGCAAGATTTGATGAGGAGAGTAATATATCTTGGGCAAAATGTCTTGAAGAAGAGGGCGTGCATGTGGTTTATGGAATACCTAAATTAAAAATACATGCAAAGATGATTATGGTTGTAAAAAAAGAAGATGGCGGTATAAAAAGATATGTTCATTTAGGAACTGGCAACTATAATCATACCACTGCAAAGGTATATTCAGATTTAGGTATCATGAGCTCCGATGAAATATTGGGTAAGGATGTTGAAAAAATATTTAATGCCATTACTGGTTATTTCCAACATCCCAAACTAAATAAAATATATATCCCCTCATAA
- the ppsA gene encoding phosphoenolpyruvate synthase has protein sequence MKLIAWLDELSNKDVNLAGGKGASLGEMWNAGLPVPPAFVVTAEAYRYFIKETKLDEKIRETLKGIDVNNTDDLKERSKKARDLITTAKMPKDLELSIIESYNRLCEIDGGGEIFVAVRSSATAEDLPNASFAGQQDTYLNIKGADNVVNAVQRCFASLFTPRAVFYREQEGFDHFQVALAAVVQKMVNADKAGVMFTVNPMNQNYNEMVIEGAWGLGEGVVSGIVSPDTYIIDKTNLSIKNIYIAKKKTMFVKDENGDTKEIPVPEDMQEKRVLSDEDIKNLAEKGILIEKHYKRPMDIEWALENGKVYMLQARPITTLNKEKKKEAEKTEEEIEAKILLKGIGASPGVASGKVKILHDIEEIDKIKDGDILVTGMTTPDMVPAMKKASAIITDDGGLTCHAAIISRELGTPCVVGTQRATEILKDGMIVTVDGEKGIVYEGEIKKKEETAPAQVVVAGAPIITATEIKVNVSMPEVAERAAATGADGVGLLRAEHMILGTGVHPIKVLEEKGEDALVNIFAEGIRKVADAFYPRPVTYRTLDAPTDEFRGLKGGEDEPEEHNPMMGWRGIRRGLDQSEILRCELLAIKKLREDGYKNINIMIPLVTSPDEVKEVKKLAHKIGLELGKDIEFGIMVETPAAALIIEDFIKEGINFVSLGTNDLTQYTIAIDRNNEFVAKYYRENHPAVLKLVESVIKTCKKYGVKTSICGQAGSRPAIVEKLVEWGITSISANIDAIDTIRKTVARTEQRVILDAIRNKKNNNYKMALIIFYFFKTFLKIKRGC, from the coding sequence ATGAAATTGATAGCATGGTTGGACGAACTTTCTAATAAAGATGTAAATCTCGCAGGTGGAAAAGGAGCTTCACTCGGTGAAATGTGGAATGCAGGACTTCCTGTACCCCCTGCATTTGTAGTAACTGCTGAGGCATACAGATATTTTATAAAGGAAACGAAATTAGATGAAAAAATAAGAGAAACTTTAAAGGGTATTGATGTAAATAACACGGATGATTTAAAAGAAAGGTCAAAAAAGGCAAGAGATTTAATTACAACGGCAAAAATGCCTAAGGATTTGGAATTGAGCATCATTGAAAGCTACAATAGACTCTGTGAAATTGATGGAGGGGGAGAAATATTTGTGGCAGTTAGGAGCTCAGCCACAGCAGAAGATTTACCAAATGCAAGTTTTGCAGGACAGCAAGATACATATTTAAATATTAAAGGAGCTGATAATGTAGTAAATGCTGTTCAAAGATGTTTTGCATCACTATTCACACCACGGGCAGTATTTTATAGAGAACAGGAAGGATTTGACCATTTCCAAGTAGCATTAGCCGCAGTTGTTCAAAAAATGGTAAATGCAGATAAAGCAGGGGTTATGTTCACAGTAAATCCAATGAACCAAAATTATAATGAAATGGTAATAGAAGGAGCATGGGGGCTTGGAGAAGGTGTTGTAAGCGGTATAGTAAGCCCAGACACATATATAATCGATAAAACCAACTTATCAATTAAAAACATATACATAGCCAAAAAGAAAACAATGTTTGTTAAAGATGAAAATGGAGATACCAAAGAGATACCTGTTCCAGAAGATATGCAGGAAAAAAGGGTATTATCCGATGAAGATATTAAAAATTTAGCTGAAAAAGGAATTCTTATTGAAAAACATTATAAGAGACCTATGGATATTGAATGGGCTTTGGAAAATGGAAAAGTATATATGCTTCAGGCAAGACCTATTACAACATTAAATAAGGAGAAAAAGAAAGAAGCAGAAAAAACAGAAGAAGAAATCGAAGCAAAAATACTTTTAAAAGGTATTGGAGCATCACCTGGTGTAGCCTCAGGAAAAGTAAAAATACTTCACGATATCGAGGAGATAGATAAAATTAAAGATGGGGATATATTAGTTACAGGTATGACTACCCCAGATATGGTCCCTGCAATGAAAAAGGCAAGTGCTATCATCACCGATGACGGTGGATTGACTTGTCACGCTGCCATTATTTCAAGAGAGCTCGGAACACCCTGTGTTGTAGGGACCCAGAGGGCAACGGAAATTCTAAAAGATGGTATGATAGTAACCGTTGATGGTGAAAAAGGAATTGTATATGAAGGAGAAATTAAGAAAAAAGAAGAAACTGCACCTGCTCAGGTTGTAGTTGCAGGAGCTCCGATAATAACTGCAACAGAGATAAAGGTAAATGTATCCATGCCTGAGGTTGCAGAAAGAGCTGCGGCTACTGGTGCAGATGGAGTAGGTCTTTTAAGAGCAGAGCACATGATTCTTGGAACAGGGGTTCATCCAATTAAGGTGTTGGAGGAAAAAGGTGAAGATGCACTTGTAAATATATTTGCAGAAGGTATTAGAAAAGTAGCAGATGCATTTTATCCAAGACCTGTAACATATAGAACATTGGATGCCCCAACAGATGAGTTTAGAGGTTTGAAGGGTGGAGAAGATGAGCCAGAAGAACACAATCCTATGATGGGATGGAGAGGTATTAGAAGAGGTTTAGACCAGTCAGAAATTTTAAGATGTGAATTACTTGCCATTAAAAAATTAAGGGAAGATGGATATAAAAATATAAACATAATGATACCACTTGTAACAAGTCCTGATGAAGTTAAAGAGGTTAAGAAATTAGCCCATAAAATTGGGTTGGAACTTGGAAAAGATATTGAATTCGGAATAATGGTTGAAACGCCAGCAGCTGCATTAATCATTGAGGATTTTATAAAAGAAGGCATTAACTTTGTTTCCCTTGGAACAAATGATTTAACCCAATATACAATTGCAATAGACAGAAATAATGAATTTGTTGCAAAGTATTATAGGGAAAACCATCCAGCAGTTTTAAAACTTGTAGAATCGGTAATAAAAACCTGTAAAAAATATGGCGTTAAAACTTCAATCTGCGGTCAGGCTGGAAGCAGGCCTGCCATTGTTGAAAAACTCGTGGAATGGGGTATCACAAGCATTTCTGCAAATATCGATGCAATAGACACCATAAGAAAAACAGTTGCAAGAACAGAGCAGAGGGTAATTCTTGATGCCATTAGGAATAAAAAGAATAATAATTATAAAATGGCATTAATTATTTTTTATTTTTTTAAAACATTTTTAAAGATTAAAAGAGGATGCTAA
- a CDS encoding Ppx/GppA phosphatase family protein: MEKIISVIDIGSNTVKLVIYKYKNGKLIPKYTQSIYLRLFNYLIKSNSPHGEKLIISKKGISKTKEVLEHFKKEVDEYKPDKLIAFATYVIRVADNKDEFLNEMKDYFDIRILSEQEEAYYSAYGALLNINLESGIICDMGGGSLEVCSVKNNDIEHCNSYPLGTLYFKDFFPDGILINEEGARNKIRKFIKKPSQNFETMVGVGGSIRALSKITHKKKIEKTVLDKTLNKIKNMTPNEISEKYMISERRSETVVSAALAMSELMNIYGCKTLYISKYGIREGIILKLLLNGEKP, translated from the coding sequence TTGGAAAAAATTATCAGCGTAATTGATATAGGTTCTAATACTGTAAAACTTGTAATATATAAATATAAAAACGGTAAATTAATACCAAAATATACTCAATCAATATATTTGAGATTATTTAATTATTTGATTAAAAGTAATTCTCCCCATGGTGAGAAATTAATTATATCAAAGAAAGGTATTTCTAAAACAAAAGAAGTACTGGAACATTTTAAAAAGGAAGTGGATGAATATAAACCTGATAAACTTATAGCTTTTGCAACCTATGTAATAAGAGTGGCGGATAATAAGGATGAATTTTTAAATGAAATGAAAGACTACTTCGACATAAGGATATTGTCAGAACAGGAAGAAGCGTATTATTCGGCGTATGGGGCGTTATTGAATATTAATTTAGAAAGCGGAATAATATGTGATATGGGTGGGGGAAGTTTGGAGGTATGTTCTGTAAAAAACAACGATATTGAACACTGCAATAGTTATCCCCTTGGAACATTATATTTTAAAGACTTCTTTCCGGATGGAATATTGATAAATGAAGAAGGGGCAAGAAATAAGATTAGAAAATTTATAAAAAAACCCAGCCAAAATTTCGAAACAATGGTAGGTGTAGGAGGCAGTATAAGAGCTCTCTCAAAAATTACACATAAAAAGAAAATAGAAAAAACGGTTCTTGATAAAACTTTGAATAAAATAAAAAATATGACACCTAATGAAATTTCTGAAAAATATATGATATCTGAAAGGAGGTCAGAAACCGTAGTTTCAGCAGCACTTGCAATGTCTGAATTGATGAATATTTATGGTTGTAAGACTTTGTATATATCTAAATATGGTATTAGGGAGGGCATAATTTTAAAATTACTTTTAAATGGTGAAAAACCGTAA
- a CDS encoding DUF555 domain-containing protein has protein sequence MTNYHVTLQAPYIVKNVEDVEDAIGVAVSNIGKILNKKNMEYVDIDVGLTICPKCGEPIDCVLVVARTAIVGILLSMKIFNAESPEHAVRIAKSSIGRALKDIPLEIVDVVEI, from the coding sequence ATGACAAATTATCATGTAACATTACAGGCGCCCTATATAGTAAAAAATGTTGAAGATGTCGAAGATGCCATAGGAGTGGCAGTATCAAATATAGGCAAAATATTAAACAAAAAAAATATGGAATATGTTGATATAGATGTTGGATTAACCATCTGTCCAAAATGTGGAGAACCAATAGACTGTGTTTTGGTTGTTGCAAGGACGGCTATTGTAGGTATATTATTATCTATGAAGATTTTTAATGCGGAAAGTCCAGAACATGCTGTGAGAATTGCAAAATCTTCAATAGGAAGAGCTTTAAAAGATATTCCTCTTGAAATAGTGGATGTTGTTGAAATTTAA
- a CDS encoding phospholipase D-like domain-containing protein, translating to MRNEANHGSNGRIIAKMNSLVDMDVIKELYRASQKGVEIDLIVRGICCLKPGIKGISDNIRVRSIVGKYLEHARVFYFKNNGDEILYLSSADWMPRNFNKRVETMFPVESNTIKEYIKEILNIQLRDTTKARIMQPDGTYIRTEQKDCNSQEYFEKWVKLKDINNI from the coding sequence ATAAGAAATGAGGCTAACCATGGTTCGAACGGTAGGATAATAGCTAAAATGAATTCTCTTGTGGATATGGATGTAATTAAAGAGCTTTATCGTGCTTCTCAAAAAGGTGTTGAAATAGACTTGATAGTTAGAGGAATATGCTGTTTGAAACCCGGGATTAAAGGAATTAGCGATAATATCAGGGTAAGAAGTATTGTTGGAAAATACCTTGAACATGCTAGGGTGTTTTACTTTAAAAATAATGGTGATGAAATTTTGTATTTAAGTAGTGCCGATTGGATGCCAAGAAACTTCAATAAAAGGGTAGAAACAATGTTTCCCGTGGAATCTAACACCATAAAAGAGTATATTAAAGAAATATTAAACATCCAACTAAGAGATACCACAAAAGCCAGAATTATGCAACCCGATGGAACCTATATAAGAACTGAACAAAAAGACTGTAATTCTCAGGAATATTTTGAAAAGTGGGTAAAATTAAAGGATATAAATAATATTTAA